A genome region from Micromonospora peucetia includes the following:
- the mug gene encoding G/U mismatch-specific DNA glycosylase: MTPPTQATQAAQAGGRYSRPTREELAAAAERTIPDVVAPGLAVLFVGINPGLWSAATGWHFARPGNRFWPALHRGGFTPRLLHPSEQDELPGYGLGITNMVARASARADELTPAELVEGTETLTDKVERYRPRWVAVVGVTAYRIGFARPKAAFGPQPERLAGARLWVLPNPSGLNAHFTPETLGAAFAELRAAVGAS, from the coding sequence ATGACACCGCCGACGCAAGCGACACAGGCGGCACAGGCCGGCGGACGGTATTCGCGGCCCACGCGGGAGGAACTCGCCGCGGCGGCGGAACGCACCATCCCCGACGTCGTCGCCCCCGGCCTGGCCGTGTTGTTCGTCGGGATCAACCCGGGCCTGTGGTCGGCCGCGACCGGGTGGCACTTCGCCCGGCCGGGCAACCGGTTCTGGCCGGCGCTGCACCGGGGCGGGTTCACGCCCCGGTTGCTGCACCCCAGCGAGCAGGACGAGCTGCCGGGGTATGGCCTGGGCATCACCAACATGGTCGCGCGGGCCAGCGCCCGGGCCGACGAGCTGACCCCGGCCGAGCTGGTCGAGGGAACGGAGACCCTCACCGACAAGGTCGAGCGGTACCGCCCCCGGTGGGTCGCCGTGGTGGGGGTGACCGCGTACCGGATCGGGTTCGCCCGGCCGAAGGCGGCCTTCGGCCCGCAGCCGGAACGGCTGGCCGGCGCCCGGCTCTGGGTGCTGCCCAACCCCAGCGGTCTGAACGCGCACTTCACGCCCGAGACGCTCGGGGCCGCGTTCGCCGAGCTGCGGGCGGCGGTCGGCGCGAGCTGA
- a CDS encoding ABC transporter ATP-binding protein → MPGGGMAGWSMLRSMRKRDEISTHRLKHGVARRIVAFARPYRRDIVVFLVTVVLAAVIGVATPVLAGDVIDTISRGGADAGSVVVRLAFVIAGLAVVDALFSLAQRWYSARIGEGIILDLRTRVYDHVQRMPLQFFTRTQTGALVSRLNNDVLGAQRAFTSTLSGVVSNVIQLVLTAAVMFTLSWQITALSLVLLPVFIIPARRVGKRLAEITRESYDLDAKMNATMTERFGVSGALLVKLFGQPEVEARRFAARAERVRDIGIQSAMYSRTFFVAMLLVASLAQALTYGLGGWLAVTGNVSAGTVVTLALLLTRLYGPLTALSNVRVDVMSALVSFDRVFEVLDLKPTIEEKPDAVPVPRASGRVEFRGVRFRYPSAAEISLASLEEVAALDRTVNEPVLKGVSFAVEPGQMVALVGPSGAGKSTLSMLISRIYDVTDGRVLVGGVDVRDATLDSLRDEIGVVTQDSHLFHETIAENLRYASPDATDDEIWAALAGAQVADLVRSLPDGLDTLVGERGYRFSGGEKQRIAIARLLLKAPSIVILDEATAHLDSESEAAVQRALSVALTGRTALVIAHRLSTVRDADQILVLDDGRIVERGRHEELVAVGGLYAELYRTQFAVAASPTPYADATGPEPVAVPPLRPYLADEALPPAAAN, encoded by the coding sequence ATGCCCGGCGGCGGCATGGCCGGCTGGAGCATGCTCCGGTCGATGCGCAAGCGCGACGAGATCTCCACCCACCGGCTCAAGCACGGCGTGGCCCGCCGGATCGTGGCCTTCGCCCGGCCCTACCGCCGGGACATCGTCGTCTTCCTGGTCACCGTGGTGCTGGCCGCAGTCATCGGGGTCGCCACCCCGGTGCTCGCCGGCGACGTGATCGACACGATCAGCCGGGGCGGTGCCGACGCCGGTAGCGTCGTGGTCCGGCTGGCGTTCGTCATCGCCGGGCTCGCGGTGGTCGACGCGCTGTTCTCCCTCGCCCAGCGGTGGTATTCGGCCCGCATCGGCGAGGGCATCATCCTCGACCTGCGCACCCGGGTCTACGACCACGTCCAGCGGATGCCGCTGCAGTTCTTCACCCGCACCCAGACCGGCGCGCTGGTCAGCCGGCTCAACAACGACGTGCTCGGCGCGCAGCGGGCGTTCACCTCGACGCTTTCCGGGGTGGTCAGCAACGTCATCCAGCTCGTGCTCACCGCCGCGGTGATGTTCACCCTCTCCTGGCAGATCACCGCACTCTCACTGGTGCTGCTGCCGGTCTTCATCATCCCGGCCCGCCGGGTCGGCAAGCGGCTCGCCGAGATCACCCGGGAGTCCTACGACCTCGACGCCAAGATGAACGCGACGATGACCGAGCGGTTCGGGGTGTCGGGCGCGTTGCTGGTGAAGCTCTTCGGCCAGCCCGAGGTGGAGGCGCGCCGGTTCGCCGCACGGGCCGAGCGGGTCCGCGACATCGGCATCCAGTCCGCGATGTACTCGCGGACCTTCTTCGTGGCGATGCTGCTGGTCGCCTCGCTGGCCCAGGCACTCACCTACGGTCTCGGCGGCTGGCTGGCGGTCACCGGAAACGTCAGCGCCGGCACCGTGGTGACCCTCGCCCTGCTGCTCACCCGCCTCTACGGTCCGCTGACCGCGCTGTCCAACGTTCGGGTCGACGTGATGAGCGCGCTGGTCTCCTTCGACCGGGTCTTCGAGGTGCTCGACCTGAAGCCGACGATCGAGGAGAAGCCCGACGCCGTGCCGGTGCCCCGGGCCAGCGGCCGGGTCGAGTTCCGCGGTGTCCGGTTCCGCTACCCCAGCGCCGCCGAGATCTCGCTCGCCTCTCTGGAAGAGGTCGCCGCGCTCGACCGTACGGTCAACGAGCCCGTGCTCAAGGGCGTCTCGTTCGCGGTCGAGCCGGGGCAGATGGTGGCGCTGGTCGGCCCCTCCGGCGCCGGAAAGTCGACGCTGTCCATGCTGATCTCCCGCATCTACGACGTCACCGACGGGCGGGTGCTGGTCGGCGGGGTGGACGTCCGCGACGCCACGCTCGACTCGCTGCGCGACGAGATCGGCGTGGTCACCCAGGACTCGCATCTGTTCCACGAGACCATCGCCGAGAACCTGCGCTACGCGAGCCCGGACGCCACCGATGACGAGATCTGGGCGGCCCTGGCCGGGGCACAGGTCGCCGACCTGGTCCGGTCACTGCCGGACGGGCTGGACACCCTCGTCGGCGAGCGCGGCTACCGCTTCTCCGGCGGCGAGAAGCAGCGCATCGCCATCGCCCGGCTGCTGCTCAAGGCCCCGTCGATCGTGATCCTCGACGAGGCGACCGCGCACCTCGACTCGGAGAGCGAGGCCGCCGTGCAGCGGGCGCTGTCGGTGGCGCTGACCGGGCGTACCGCGCTGGTGATCGCGCACCGGCTCTCGACCGTCCGCGACGCCGACCAGATCCTGGTGCTCGACGACGGGCGGATCGTCGAGCGGGGGCGGCACGAGGAACTGGTGGCCGTGGGCGGGCTCTACGCCGAGCTCTACCGCACCCAGTTCGCGGTCGCCGCCTCGCCCACCCCGTACGCCGACGCCACCGGCCCCGAGCCGGTGGCCGTGCCGCCGCTTCGGCCCTACCTCGCCGACGAGGCGCTGCCGCCGGCCGCGGCCAACTGA